Proteins co-encoded in one Dreissena polymorpha isolate Duluth1 chromosome 12, UMN_Dpol_1.0, whole genome shotgun sequence genomic window:
- the LOC127854239 gene encoding E3 ubiquitin-protein ligase XIAP-like, translating into MGTRDNTHSNEGKCMNIEWERLKSFERFPSEPSVSFIRLAQDGFFYDGQGSDVVCFCCHATYRPKDWGDNIRAIHKTVSPACVFVNGGHTNNVPIRETNFNLNNDAENNRNTEYTSGASSDIDRSASGGPQDLVNREDADIRHKKENITTRSSNDEIPQGNDEYSRKTDTEKVAAENEKLRSEIMCKICMDRDACVVFLPCGHMATCEVCSKALRKCAMCRTVIRRTIKSIIY; encoded by the coding sequence ATGGGTACGCGAGATAATACACACAGTAACGAAGGTAAGTGTATGAATATTGAATGGGAAAGGCTGAAATCGTTCGAACGGTTCCCGTCTGAGCCAAGCGTAAGCTTTATTCGCTTAGCTCAGGACGGTTTCTTTTACGACGGTCAAGGATCGGATGTTGTCTGTTTCTGTTGCCATGCGACATATAGACCTAAAGACTGGGGAGATAATATTCGGGCGATTCACAAAACTGTGTCACCAGCGTGTGTTTTTGTGAATGGTGGACACACGAACAATGTTCCTATTCGTGAAACAAACTTTAATTTAAACAACGACGCTGAAAACAATCGAAACACTGAATATACGTCAGGTGCTTCGAGTGATATTGATCGATCGGCCAGTGGTGGGCCACAAGACTTGGTGAACAGGGAAGATGCAGATATCAgacacaaaaaagaaaatattacaaCGCGCTCAAGTAATGACGAAATCCCCCAAGGAAATGATGAATATTCCAGAAAAACAGATACTGAAAAGGTGGCAGCAGAAAATGAGAAACTGCGATCAGAGATAATGTGTAAAATATGTATGGATAGGGATGCTTGTGTCGTGTTTCTACCATGTGGCCACATGGCAACGTGTGAAGTCTGCTCTAAGGCGCTAAGAAAGTGTGCCA